In Kitasatospora sp. NBC_00240, the following are encoded in one genomic region:
- a CDS encoding AMP-binding protein, whose amino-acid sequence MTGFPSSSHPHAEAPHDWVEHVLLAGPGDEECLRLGAPVDRRTLRGLVAEQAAGLTAAGLAAGGTVALRLPPSLGFVTTLLAGWQLGAQVVLLDHRLTDHEIGLAVERLRPQVLVGSRHRPSAALRGWAEADPVAEPVAGGRPAGTGHALVQLSSGSTGPSKVIARTAGDLIRELDCYASLPDFPRAGGRVVLLSSVVHVLGLVGGLLNSLHARVPLCLPERMTAAGILAAVAADERPTTVIGVPFHAELLAAVPAPPPLPQLRRMIVAGELVRAGLPAAFTARYGVPLGTMYGMTELGVIATDLTGALHPQTQPVPGVELREEAGELHIRMAASPYPGLLDPGHWSDGWLHTRDAGLLDAGTGRITVLGRRDSQVSIGGLKVDLTEVEQTLAGLPEVREAVVVFAEGAVEAYLAADEATDADAVRDGVTRLLAPYKRPRRLSFLAALPRTATGKLLRDPVALRDAAAAPTAP is encoded by the coding sequence TTGACCGGCTTTCCCTCCTCTTCACATCCGCACGCCGAAGCCCCGCACGACTGGGTGGAGCACGTCCTCCTGGCCGGCCCCGGGGACGAGGAGTGCCTGCGCTTAGGCGCACCCGTCGACCGGCGGACCCTGCGCGGCCTCGTCGCCGAACAGGCCGCGGGGCTCACGGCCGCCGGCCTGGCCGCCGGTGGCACGGTGGCGCTCCGCCTGCCGCCCTCGCTCGGATTCGTCACCACCCTGCTGGCCGGCTGGCAGCTCGGCGCCCAAGTCGTACTGCTGGACCATCGCTTGACCGACCATGAGATCGGCCTCGCGGTCGAGCGGCTGCGGCCGCAGGTCCTGGTAGGTTCGCGGCACCGCCCGTCGGCGGCACTGCGGGGCTGGGCCGAGGCCGACCCGGTCGCCGAACCCGTGGCGGGCGGCCGGCCGGCCGGCACCGGCCACGCGCTGGTCCAGCTGAGCTCCGGCTCCACCGGTCCGTCCAAGGTGATCGCCCGGACCGCCGGTGACCTGATCCGCGAACTCGACTGCTACGCAAGCCTTCCCGACTTCCCCCGGGCGGGCGGGCGGGTGGTGCTGCTCTCCTCCGTGGTGCACGTCCTCGGACTCGTCGGCGGGCTGCTCAACAGCCTGCACGCACGGGTACCGCTGTGCCTCCCCGAACGGATGACGGCGGCCGGCATCCTGGCCGCCGTCGCCGCCGACGAGCGCCCGACCACCGTGATCGGCGTCCCGTTCCACGCCGAGCTGCTGGCCGCGGTCCCGGCGCCCCCGCCGCTCCCGCAGCTGCGCCGGATGATCGTGGCCGGCGAGCTGGTCCGGGCGGGGCTGCCCGCGGCCTTCACCGCGCGCTACGGCGTGCCGCTGGGCACGATGTACGGCATGACCGAGCTCGGGGTCATCGCCACCGACCTGACCGGCGCCCTGCATCCGCAGACGCAGCCGGTGCCCGGCGTCGAACTCCGCGAGGAGGCAGGCGAACTGCACATCCGGATGGCCGCCTCCCCGTACCCGGGGCTGCTGGATCCGGGCCACTGGTCCGACGGCTGGCTGCACACCAGGGACGCCGGTCTGCTGGACGCCGGCACCGGGCGGATCACCGTCCTCGGCCGGCGGGACTCGCAGGTGTCCATCGGCGGCCTCAAGGTGGACCTCACCGAGGTCGAGCAGACGCTGGCCGGGCTTCCCGAGGTGCGCGAGGCCGTGGTGGTCTTCGCCGAGGGAGCCGTCGAGGCGTACCTGGCCGCGGACGAGGCCACCGACGCGGACGCCGTCCGCGACGGCGTCACCCGCCTGCTCGCCCCCTACAAGCGGCCGCGGCGCCTCTCCTTCCTCGCGGCCCTCCCCCGGACCGCGACCGGGAAGCTCCTGCGGGACCCGGTGGCCCTCCGCGACGCCGCCGCGGCGCCGACCGCGCCCTGA
- a CDS encoding alpha-hydroxy acid oxidase, translating into MPVGPFTLAEVEREARARLPAEVWDFIQGGSGSERTLAANLAQFGRHALRPRTLVDVSACDTRLNLLGSALDVPIGVAPMAYHRLVDEEGETATARAAGRAGALLIAGIFASRTLEEIAAAATGPLWLQLYWLRRRDALAALVERAEQAGYRALVLTVDAPRVGRRLRDARNGFAVPADIRAVNLDPGLMAASHRSAAGASGIEAHAREQFDPALSWSDLAWLRERSSLPLVLKGILTAEDARLAAEHGVAAVVVSNHGGRQLDGALPSLAALPEVVAALPPGIPALVDGGVRTGTDVAVALALGARAVLVGRPVLWGLAAGGEAGVDQVLGLLRSELEDAMALLGRPGLRDLDPGALAPWPGARVGSGLAG; encoded by the coding sequence ATGCCCGTGGGACCCTTCACACTCGCGGAGGTCGAGCGCGAAGCGCGTGCCCGACTGCCCGCCGAGGTCTGGGACTTCATCCAGGGCGGCAGCGGATCGGAACGGACCCTGGCAGCCAACCTCGCCCAGTTCGGCCGCCACGCCCTGCGCCCCCGGACGCTGGTCGACGTCTCGGCCTGCGACACCCGTCTCAACCTGCTGGGATCGGCCCTGGACGTACCGATCGGTGTCGCGCCGATGGCCTACCACCGGCTGGTCGACGAGGAGGGGGAGACCGCGACGGCGCGCGCGGCGGGCCGGGCCGGCGCGCTGCTGATCGCCGGGATCTTCGCCAGCCGCACCCTGGAGGAGATCGCGGCCGCCGCCACCGGCCCGCTCTGGCTGCAGCTCTACTGGCTGCGCCGCCGCGACGCGCTGGCCGCGCTGGTCGAGCGCGCCGAGCAGGCCGGCTACCGGGCTCTGGTGCTGACCGTGGACGCGCCCCGGGTCGGCCGCCGGCTGCGGGACGCCCGCAACGGCTTCGCCGTTCCTGCGGACATCCGCGCCGTCAACCTGGACCCCGGCCTGATGGCCGCCAGCCACCGGAGCGCCGCCGGCGCCTCCGGTATCGAGGCGCACGCCAGGGAGCAGTTCGACCCGGCGCTGAGCTGGTCGGACCTGGCCTGGCTGCGGGAGCGCAGCAGCCTGCCGCTCGTCCTGAAGGGGATCCTCACCGCGGAGGACGCCCGGCTGGCGGCCGAGCACGGGGTGGCGGCCGTCGTGGTCTCCAACCACGGCGGGCGGCAACTGGACGGCGCCCTGCCGAGCCTGGCCGCCCTGCCGGAGGTGGTGGCCGCCCTGCCGCCGGGGATCCCGGCCCTGGTCGACGGCGGGGTGCGCACCGGTACGGACGTCGCCGTGGCGCTGGCCCTCGGCGCCCGCGCCGTGCTGGTCGGCCGTCCGGTCCTCTGGGGGCTGGCCGCCGGCGGCGAGGCCGGGGTCGACCAGGTGCTGGGCCTGCTGCGGAGCGAACTCGAGGACGCCATGGCCCTGCTGGGACGCCCCGGGCTGCGCGACCTGGATCCGGGCGCCCTGGCGCCCTGGCCGGGGGCGCGGGTCGGCAGCGGCCTCGCCGGGTAG
- a CDS encoding methyltransferase domain-containing protein, whose amino-acid sequence MTKKASFPGWDWDDPDALAVLLDDFSGQVANCGKLEPIASGLPRDREEFLELGLTGIEFAAFRTAHPAGLGTDLAALGSPELTSEPGILYRVDDDRVFTQLDISEPLPFADGSVEWVYAEHLIEHVTMPVAVGWLREARRVLRPGGVLRITTPDLARYLRGYADDDGFLARHRRRLGMLGFGPPMPARPAFLVNQIFRYYGHQWIYDLDELRHVLTRAGFEAGQVRECAYRQGVRPDVADLDTAFRTDETIYVEADR is encoded by the coding sequence ATGACAAAAAAGGCCTCCTTTCCCGGCTGGGACTGGGACGATCCGGACGCTCTCGCGGTACTCCTCGACGACTTCAGCGGACAGGTCGCCAACTGCGGGAAGCTCGAACCGATCGCCTCCGGGCTGCCGCGCGACCGCGAGGAGTTCCTCGAACTCGGACTCACCGGCATCGAGTTCGCCGCCTTCCGGACGGCGCACCCGGCCGGCCTCGGCACCGACCTCGCCGCCCTGGGCAGCCCCGAGCTGACCAGCGAGCCCGGCATCCTGTACCGGGTGGACGACGACCGCGTCTTCACCCAGCTGGACATCTCCGAGCCGCTGCCCTTTGCCGACGGCAGCGTCGAGTGGGTCTACGCCGAGCACCTGATCGAGCACGTCACGATGCCGGTGGCGGTCGGCTGGCTGCGCGAGGCCCGGCGGGTCCTGCGACCCGGCGGCGTCCTCCGGATCACCACCCCCGACCTGGCCCGCTACCTGCGCGGCTACGCCGACGACGACGGCTTCCTGGCCCGGCACCGGCGGCGGCTCGGGATGCTGGGCTTCGGCCCGCCGATGCCGGCCCGGCCCGCCTTCCTGGTCAACCAGATCTTCCGCTACTACGGCCATCAGTGGATCTACGACCTGGACGAGCTGCGACACGTGCTCACCAGGGCCGGCTTCGAGGCCGGACAGGTCCGGGAGTGCGCCTACCGCCAAGGCGTGCGCCCCGACGTCGCCGACCTCGACACCGCCTTCCGCACCGACGAGACGATCTACGTCGAGGCCGACCGCTGA
- a CDS encoding alpha/beta hydrolase, with amino-acid sequence MPLHPQAQDLRDRRARSGAPPLYTLTLAEARAADLADIRAAAGNPEPVAALEEHRIDGPGGPLVVRLHRPSAPPGPLPGLLYLFGGGWTLGSPDTSDAICRRLTNTAGCVTASVGYRLAPEHPFPAAVQDCRAALQWLTRYAPDLGVDPDRLAVGGDSAGGNLAAAVTLLRRDEGGPALRHQLLVYPNTDHRADTASLRENDDPALFNRRSVRWYWNHYLADAADGAHPLASPLRAADLAGLPPATVITAEYDPLRDEGERYAEALRSAGVPVDLRRYQGMPHGFFAMAGVLDAAQEAQRYAAERLREAFR; translated from the coding sequence ATGCCACTGCACCCCCAGGCCCAGGACCTGCGCGACCGCCGCGCGCGCTCCGGGGCGCCTCCCCTCTACACCCTGACCCTGGCCGAGGCCCGGGCCGCCGACCTGGCCGACATCCGGGCCGCCGCCGGCAACCCGGAGCCGGTCGCGGCGCTCGAGGAACACCGGATCGACGGGCCGGGCGGCCCGCTCGTGGTGCGGCTCCATCGGCCCTCGGCGCCGCCGGGACCGCTCCCCGGGCTGCTCTACCTGTTCGGCGGCGGCTGGACCCTCGGCTCGCCCGACACCTCCGACGCGATCTGCCGCCGGCTGACCAACACGGCCGGCTGCGTGACCGCCTCCGTCGGCTACCGGCTCGCACCCGAGCACCCCTTCCCCGCCGCCGTCCAGGACTGCCGGGCGGCCCTCCAGTGGCTCACCCGGTACGCCCCCGACCTGGGCGTCGACCCGGACCGGCTGGCCGTCGGCGGCGACAGTGCGGGCGGCAACCTCGCGGCCGCCGTCACCCTGCTCCGCCGCGACGAGGGCGGCCCCGCCCTGCGGCACCAACTGCTCGTCTACCCCAACACCGACCACCGGGCCGACACCGCCTCGCTGCGCGAGAACGACGACCCGGCGCTCTTCAACCGCCGCTCGGTCCGCTGGTACTGGAACCACTACCTGGCGGACGCCGCCGACGGCGCCCACCCACTGGCCTCCCCGCTGCGCGCCGCCGACCTGGCGGGGCTGCCGCCGGCCACCGTGATCACCGCCGAGTACGACCCGCTGCGCGACGAGGGCGAGCGGTACGCCGAGGCGCTGCGGTCGGCCGGCGTACCGGTCGACCTCCGCCGCTACCAGGGGATGCCGCACGGCTTCTTCGCCATGGCCGGCGTCCTGGACGCCGCCCAGGAGGCGCAGCGCTACGCCGCCGAACGGCTGCGCGAGGCGTTCCGGTGA
- a CDS encoding PLP-dependent aminotransferase family protein: MTAGPARDTVVDTARDGGAGPTGQVPPAVAPIPPATTADPSAVAPIPPASAPDPSAVAPIPLTELHGSLSDPLLDAMTFLNEVTERYPDAVSFAPGRPYEGFFEPEQVHGHLDAYLAHLAERGLSRDAVRTTLFQYGPTKGIIADLVARTLANDEGLDVPAESLVLTVGAQEGMLLVLRALCADQDDVLLVSSPCYVGVTGAARLLGLSTVPVPEGPEHGPDPDAVAAAARDVRAAGRRPRALYVVPDFANPSGASMPTPARARLLEVAAAEGLLVVEDNPYGFFTREPGARPTLKALDRRRQVVYLGSFAKTCFPGARLGYVVADQQVSGPGGRLSLLADELAKLKSMTTVNTPALSQAVIGGMLLRNDCRLRKANAPATAFYAANLGTLLRELERHFPASERTRLGLDWNHPEGGFFAVLSVPFTADEAAMERCARGYGVLWTPMAPFYPAGGGERRLRLSISSLTEREIVAGVAGLARFVRDEAR, translated from the coding sequence GTGACGGCCGGGCCCGCCCGGGACACCGTCGTGGACACGGCCCGGGACGGCGGAGCCGGCCCCACCGGGCAGGTACCACCCGCCGTCGCGCCGATCCCGCCGGCCACCACGGCGGACCCGTCCGCCGTCGCGCCGATCCCGCCCGCCTCTGCCCCGGACCCGTCCGCCGTCGCGCCGATCCCGCTGACCGAGCTGCACGGCTCGCTCTCCGACCCGCTGCTCGACGCGATGACCTTCCTCAACGAAGTCACCGAGCGCTACCCCGACGCCGTCTCCTTCGCCCCGGGACGCCCCTACGAGGGCTTCTTCGAGCCCGAGCAGGTGCACGGCCACCTGGACGCCTACCTCGCCCACCTGGCCGAGCGGGGGCTGAGCCGCGACGCCGTCCGCACCACCCTGTTCCAGTACGGGCCGACCAAGGGCATCATCGCCGACCTGGTGGCCCGCACGCTGGCCAACGACGAGGGTCTCGACGTGCCGGCGGAGTCCCTGGTCCTCACAGTCGGCGCCCAGGAGGGCATGCTGCTGGTGCTCCGGGCGCTCTGCGCCGACCAGGACGACGTCCTGCTGGTCAGCTCGCCCTGCTATGTCGGCGTCACCGGCGCCGCGCGGCTGCTCGGCCTCAGCACCGTGCCGGTGCCGGAGGGGCCGGAGCACGGCCCCGATCCGGACGCCGTCGCCGCGGCCGCCCGCGACGTCCGGGCGGCGGGCCGGCGGCCCCGGGCGCTCTACGTCGTCCCCGACTTCGCCAACCCCTCGGGGGCCAGCATGCCCACACCGGCCCGCGCCAGGCTGCTCGAGGTGGCGGCCGCCGAGGGCCTGCTGGTGGTGGAGGACAACCCGTACGGCTTCTTCACCCGCGAACCGGGGGCCAGGCCCACGCTCAAGGCGCTCGACCGGCGCCGGCAGGTCGTCTACCTGGGCTCCTTCGCCAAGACCTGCTTCCCCGGGGCCCGGCTCGGCTATGTGGTCGCCGACCAGCAGGTGTCCGGGCCGGGCGGGCGGCTGTCGCTGCTGGCCGACGAGCTGGCCAAGCTGAAGAGTATGACGACGGTCAACACGCCCGCCCTCAGCCAGGCCGTCATCGGTGGCATGCTGCTGCGCAACGACTGCCGGTTGCGCAAGGCCAACGCCCCGGCCACCGCCTTCTACGCGGCGAATCTGGGCACCCTGCTGCGCGAGCTCGAACGGCACTTCCCGGCGTCGGAGCGCACCCGGCTGGGACTGGACTGGAACCACCCGGAGGGCGGCTTCTTCGCCGTCCTGAGCGTGCCGTTCACGGCCGACGAGGCCGCGATGGAGCGCTGCGCCCGGGGCTACGGGGTGCTCTGGACGCCGATGGCGCCGTTCTACCCGGCGGGCGGCGGCGAACGCCGGCTGCGGCTGTCGATCAGCTCGCTCACCGAGCGCGAGATCGTGGCGGGCGTCGCCGGGCTGGCCCGTTTCGTCCGGGACGAGGCGCGGTAG
- a CDS encoding ABC transporter permease: MKLARDTWLVFQRQLLLMARTPVWIAVGVIQPLFYLLLFAPLLKPVFAPMGATTYAETYQIYVPGLLAVLVIFGGLFTGFSLLGELRAGIIERSRVTPVSRLALLLGRALREVVALLVQAVIITLLALPFGLQVRPLDLLLAYLLMALLALMTSAISYGIALLVPSDSALAPVVNTIAQPIALLSGVLLPLTLAPHWLQAAAHWNPFYWAVEGMRALFSGHLDDSAVWQSLLIVAAMTVAAVFWSARLFSSRVR; the protein is encoded by the coding sequence TTGAAGCTCGCCCGCGACACCTGGCTGGTCTTCCAGCGGCAACTGCTGCTGATGGCCCGCACCCCGGTCTGGATCGCCGTCGGGGTCATCCAGCCGCTCTTCTACCTGCTGCTGTTCGCCCCGCTGCTCAAGCCGGTGTTCGCCCCGATGGGAGCGACCACCTACGCCGAGACCTACCAGATCTACGTCCCCGGCCTGCTGGCCGTGCTGGTCATCTTCGGCGGCCTGTTCACCGGTTTCAGCCTGCTCGGCGAGCTGCGCGCCGGAATCATCGAACGCTCCCGGGTCACCCCGGTGAGCCGGCTGGCCCTGCTGCTCGGCCGGGCCCTGCGGGAGGTGGTGGCCCTGCTGGTGCAGGCGGTCATCATCACCTTGCTCGCCCTGCCCTTCGGGCTCCAGGTCCGCCCGCTGGACCTGCTGCTCGCCTACCTGCTGATGGCCCTGCTGGCCCTGATGACCTCAGCCATCTCGTACGGCATCGCCCTGCTGGTGCCGAGCGACTCGGCGCTGGCCCCGGTGGTCAACACCATCGCGCAGCCGATCGCCCTGCTCTCCGGAGTGCTGCTGCCGTTGACCCTGGCGCCGCACTGGCTGCAGGCGGCCGCCCACTGGAACCCCTTCTACTGGGCCGTCGAAGGGATGCGCGCGCTGTTCTCCGGGCACCTCGACGACAGCGCGGTGTGGCAGAGCCTGCTGATCGTGGCCGCCATGACGGTGGCCGCCGTGTTCTGGTCGGCCCGACTGTTCTCCTCCCGGGTGCGGTGA
- a CDS encoding ATP-binding cassette domain-containing protein, with product MIETKGLRKSYPSRKRSKAATVDAVRGIDLSVAAGEIFGFLGPNGAGKTTTLRMLATLIRPDGGAARIAGADLLTDPGEVRRRIGYVAQGGGTADAVSAREELVLQARMYGIGKGDARQRTEDAVKSFDLTEFADRPCSSYSGGQRRRLDIALGVIHGPDVLFLDEPTVGLDPPSRSQVWDEIRRLRTEGMTVFVTTHYLDEADALCDRIAIIDHGGTVAEGTPEELKREIAGDVVLVGLELRDGTADRSQRAADALRAEPYLHRLELQGEDGLRLYVENGAAAIPQLLRTLEGAGLAPGTVQLQRPSLDDVFLARTGRSLKQD from the coding sequence TTGATCGAGACCAAGGGACTGCGTAAGTCCTACCCGTCCCGGAAACGCAGCAAGGCCGCCACCGTGGACGCCGTCCGCGGCATCGACCTCTCGGTGGCGGCAGGTGAGATCTTCGGTTTCCTCGGCCCCAACGGCGCCGGGAAGACGACCACGCTCCGCATGCTCGCCACCCTGATCAGGCCGGACGGCGGCGCCGCCCGGATCGCCGGCGCGGATCTGCTCACCGACCCCGGTGAGGTCCGCCGCCGGATCGGCTACGTCGCCCAGGGCGGCGGCACCGCCGACGCCGTCAGCGCCCGCGAGGAGTTGGTGCTGCAGGCGCGGATGTACGGCATCGGCAAGGGCGATGCCCGGCAGCGGACCGAGGACGCGGTGAAGTCCTTCGACCTCACCGAGTTCGCCGACCGCCCCTGCAGCAGCTACTCCGGCGGTCAGCGCCGCCGGCTCGACATCGCCCTCGGGGTGATCCACGGGCCCGACGTGCTCTTCCTGGACGAGCCGACGGTGGGCCTCGACCCGCCCAGCCGCAGCCAGGTCTGGGACGAGATCCGGCGCCTGCGCACCGAGGGCATGACCGTCTTCGTGACCACCCACTACCTGGACGAGGCCGACGCCCTCTGCGACCGGATCGCGATCATCGACCACGGCGGGACGGTGGCCGAGGGCACACCCGAGGAGCTGAAGCGCGAGATCGCGGGGGACGTGGTCCTGGTCGGCCTCGAACTCCGCGACGGCACGGCCGACCGGTCCCAGCGGGCCGCCGACGCACTGCGCGCCGAGCCCTATCTGCACCGGCTCGAACTCCAGGGTGAGGACGGCCTGCGGCTCTACGTGGAGAACGGCGCGGCCGCGATCCCGCAGCTGCTGCGGACGCTGGAGGGCGCGGGCCTGGCGCCCGGCACCGTCCAGCTCCAACGGCCCAGCCTGGACGACGTGTTCCTGGCCCGGACCGGACGGTCGCTCAAGCAGGACTGA
- a CDS encoding glycosyltransferase has translation MSRFLLVVPPLTGHVNPVVGIARELTARGHEVAWTGSEAVLRPLLGPDEQVLGTGSRLFRAQGGHGLAALRSLWEGFIVPYARFTAKPLDGVVRAFRPDVLLVDQHTPAGALAAHRHGLRWASLAPGAMELGRPLRALPQVEAWMRGLLGDLWQRAGLPPEEFTDPRFSPDLVLALTGPALTGPAVFPAHFALVGPVLSERPADPGFPWERLDPGRRKVLVTMGTLAGDVGADFHARAARALELCGPGVQAVVAAPRELLPAVLPAGTVAVDRAPVVELMARGQLDAVLCHGGMNTVGEALVHGIPMVAAPIRHDQPFVAAQLVAAGAGLRVSFPRVTPQALAAALGTVLDGTAHQEAAVRVGTALRAGGGAARAADHLEELAAVGAGGGTRSTRFPMV, from the coding sequence ATGAGCCGGTTCCTGCTGGTGGTGCCCCCGCTGACCGGGCACGTCAATCCGGTCGTCGGCATCGCGCGGGAGCTCACCGCCCGTGGCCACGAGGTCGCCTGGACGGGTTCGGAGGCCGTCCTGCGGCCGCTGCTCGGACCCGACGAGCAGGTGCTGGGGACGGGCAGCCGGCTGTTCCGGGCCCAGGGCGGGCACGGCCTCGCCGCGCTGCGCTCGCTCTGGGAGGGCTTCATCGTCCCGTACGCGCGGTTCACCGCGAAGCCGCTGGACGGCGTGGTGCGGGCGTTCCGGCCGGATGTCCTGCTCGTCGATCAGCACACCCCTGCGGGGGCGCTGGCCGCCCACCGGCACGGCCTGCGCTGGGCCAGTCTGGCGCCCGGCGCGATGGAACTGGGCCGCCCGCTGAGGGCGTTGCCGCAGGTCGAGGCGTGGATGCGTGGCCTGCTCGGTGACCTCTGGCAGCGGGCCGGCCTGCCGCCGGAGGAGTTCACCGACCCACGCTTCTCGCCGGATCTCGTCCTGGCGCTGACCGGGCCCGCGCTGACCGGCCCGGCGGTCTTCCCGGCGCATTTCGCCCTGGTGGGGCCGGTGCTGTCGGAGCGTCCGGCCGATCCCGGGTTCCCCTGGGAGCGCCTGGACCCGGGCCGCCGCAAAGTCCTGGTCACCATGGGCACCCTGGCCGGCGACGTCGGCGCGGACTTCCACGCCCGGGCGGCGCGGGCACTGGAGCTGTGCGGGCCGGGGGTGCAGGCCGTCGTCGCCGCGCCGCGCGAGCTGCTGCCGGCCGTACTGCCCGCCGGGACGGTGGCCGTGGACCGGGCGCCGGTAGTGGAGTTGATGGCCCGTGGACAACTGGACGCGGTGCTCTGCCACGGCGGGATGAACACCGTCGGCGAGGCGCTGGTGCACGGAATTCCGATGGTGGCGGCGCCGATCCGGCACGATCAGCCGTTCGTCGCGGCGCAGCTGGTGGCGGCCGGCGCGGGCCTGCGGGTGTCGTTCCCCCGGGTCACGCCCCAGGCGCTGGCGGCCGCTCTGGGCACGGTTCTGGACGGAACGGCGCACCAGGAGGCGGCCGTTCGGGTGGGTACGGCCCTGCGGGCGGGCGGCGGGGCAGCCCGGGCGGCGGACCACCTGGAGGAGCTGGCCGCGGTCGGTGCAGGTGGCGGGACGCGATCAACCCGTTTTCCAATGGTCTAG